One part of the Pandoraea faecigallinarum genome encodes these proteins:
- a CDS encoding SpvB/TcaC N-terminal domain-containing protein yields MDSPDAPLTVAPPALPKGGGAIHGIGNTLGAIGVTGAATLSVALPISPGRGFHPALALDYSSQSGKSEFGQGWHIAHARIARRTGKGTPTFNDGPASAIPSDELVGPDGEVIVPEVDADGQPVRRTLHEFRGAALAQRYTVVRYFPCVLTGAERIESWRGEDDGEWFWIVHDANGTVHVYGKVTRTHAPATGGASPIGRIAEWWLDESVAVNGEQIRYDYALDDEHDTGDDMAPHRADAVYLQRVRYGNAIASPIPGTLANADPGRNDSSNDIGPWHFELILDYGERDLGLEDTPPYEPQRAWLERADPFSSFAFGFEIRTRRLCHQALMFHRFDELGPAPVLVRRTLLEYESGRVCTPLSAIHEMAYDKHGETTWSAPLECFYRPFQIPGEDTAFTPLPALPGLNDGEDYQLVDLYGEGIAGILYRTPAAWFYREPMRADVDTGGDNIVYGPAQRLEHIPPDHPGVPLRQSLTDLNGDGRLEWLVAQPGFAGYFALDAERRWSAFVPLAAVPTEFLAPGGQFADLVGAGLHDFALIGPNSVRLYPNADGQGFGAPLDVAQDTRLPGLGDGRRELIAFADLLGCGQPQLVCVRHDAVTVWPSLGRGRFGPPRAFAAPAFDAIQFDAGRIRLADLDGSGAADMIYLQRDHAEIYLNDGGNGWRAAREVPWPEGVKYDRLCQVSAADLTGSGCASLVLTVPYMTPRHWRCDFAAQGKPYLLEGTNNNMGLASTTRYRSSAQEWLDEKAERAAGPTQGGAAASAIPFALPVVVERRQLDEITGTELRQHFQYRHGYYDPFERELRGFGLVLQRDAEQPAQDAPPEDGFTAPTFTRTWRFVGHDDFADDGDHPGFDGSDPAALPMGDTLRCRFEAEGNVDVPADDWASWSAPMRRDMARALSGAIRRVEVFGLDDANNAPYTVSQTRYLLRLMQSPNAYAHRSVVRALIAEQRTHHYERAPEDPRCDHHLGLRWDANGSPLHHALVHYARRDAQPLSNPAAATAPTDWQAQWRQDAYDVAQRTAYVTETRAAWIDIDRDDVWRAGMPWRTRTNALAFFENGLAPADVTYEAFVAEDGPLSGGDEREIAGLSETHYVTDDDGEPLPSGLVAYEALAELDAAALRAYDGVIDESTLLAELQAAGYHEMPVFLPDEAATLLAVHRRCATFGPLADFHQMATWRETDTLGETTLGYDAYRCANVRSVAPDGCTTQARLDYVTMLPENIVDPNENTHEARYDGFGRLIATSFHGTERGAPAGFMPLSDYVREITDTDEAIASPQAALQDIGSVWYYSPLSWMGRVDAGVHAMSAWIAGRWVMPGGQVRASARRAAQTMVSTSAASPRAEAVAPGAGAPMYPAMPADVARTLLDAERRPPHALCLLADRYPDDAQRQIRMQITDSDGFARILQEKFRVPAGDAWKVLDDGCLALDPDGLPVVEPADPRWRVSERVEYNNKALAVRVYRPYFASSHRYVRDEALRGTAHYDRHYFDPLGRPAMSVMASGFLTRTTYGPWHTVVEDENDTAHEITGALTAPGAGS; encoded by the coding sequence ATGGATAGTCCGGACGCCCCGCTTACTGTCGCGCCGCCCGCCCTGCCGAAGGGCGGCGGTGCGATTCATGGCATCGGCAACACGCTCGGCGCCATCGGGGTCACCGGCGCGGCGACCCTCTCGGTCGCTTTGCCGATTTCCCCCGGCCGGGGATTTCATCCCGCCCTCGCGCTCGACTACAGCAGCCAGTCGGGCAAGTCCGAATTCGGTCAGGGCTGGCACATCGCACACGCCCGAATCGCGCGTCGCACCGGCAAAGGCACACCGACGTTCAACGACGGCCCCGCAAGCGCCATTCCCTCGGACGAACTCGTCGGCCCGGATGGCGAGGTGATCGTGCCGGAGGTCGACGCCGACGGGCAACCGGTGCGCCGCACGCTGCATGAATTCCGAGGTGCCGCACTTGCACAGCGCTACACCGTCGTTCGGTATTTCCCTTGCGTGCTCACCGGAGCGGAGCGCATCGAGTCCTGGCGAGGCGAGGACGACGGCGAATGGTTCTGGATCGTGCACGACGCCAATGGCACCGTACACGTCTACGGGAAAGTGACGCGCACGCACGCCCCCGCGACCGGTGGGGCATCTCCGATCGGCCGCATCGCAGAATGGTGGCTCGACGAATCCGTCGCCGTGAATGGCGAACAGATCCGCTACGACTACGCGCTAGACGACGAACACGACACGGGCGACGACATGGCGCCGCATCGGGCCGACGCGGTGTACCTGCAACGGGTTCGATACGGCAACGCCATCGCAAGCCCGATTCCCGGTACGCTCGCGAACGCGGACCCTGGCCGCAACGACAGCAGCAACGATATCGGACCGTGGCACTTCGAGCTGATCCTCGACTACGGCGAGCGCGATCTCGGCCTTGAAGATACGCCGCCCTACGAGCCCCAACGCGCGTGGCTCGAACGCGCGGATCCGTTTTCGTCTTTCGCATTCGGCTTCGAGATCAGGACACGCCGCCTGTGCCATCAGGCGCTCATGTTCCATCGCTTCGACGAACTCGGGCCGGCACCGGTGCTCGTGCGTCGCACCTTGCTGGAGTATGAGTCAGGTCGCGTGTGCACCCCATTGAGCGCCATTCACGAAATGGCTTACGACAAGCACGGCGAGACGACGTGGTCCGCGCCGCTGGAGTGTTTCTACCGCCCGTTTCAAATTCCCGGGGAAGACACGGCATTCACGCCATTACCCGCCCTGCCCGGCCTGAACGACGGCGAGGACTATCAACTGGTCGATCTGTATGGCGAAGGCATCGCCGGGATTCTCTATCGCACGCCCGCGGCGTGGTTCTATCGGGAACCCATGCGCGCAGATGTCGACACCGGCGGCGACAACATCGTCTACGGACCGGCGCAGCGACTGGAACACATTCCCCCGGATCACCCGGGCGTCCCGCTTCGGCAATCGCTCACCGATCTGAATGGCGACGGCCGACTGGAGTGGCTCGTCGCGCAACCGGGTTTCGCCGGATACTTTGCGCTCGATGCCGAGCGTCGCTGGTCGGCGTTCGTACCGCTGGCGGCCGTACCGACCGAATTCCTGGCGCCAGGCGGCCAGTTCGCCGATCTTGTCGGGGCCGGTCTGCACGACTTCGCGCTCATCGGCCCTAACAGCGTCCGGCTATACCCGAACGCCGACGGGCAAGGCTTCGGCGCACCGCTGGATGTCGCGCAGGACACCCGGCTTCCCGGGCTGGGCGACGGGCGCCGTGAACTGATTGCCTTCGCGGACCTGCTCGGCTGCGGGCAGCCACAACTGGTATGCGTGCGCCACGACGCCGTGACGGTCTGGCCCAGCCTCGGCCGGGGCCGCTTCGGCCCGCCGCGCGCGTTTGCCGCGCCGGCGTTCGACGCCATCCAGTTCGACGCCGGGCGCATTCGCCTTGCCGATCTCGACGGGTCCGGTGCGGCGGACATGATCTACCTGCAGCGCGATCACGCCGAGATCTATCTGAACGACGGCGGCAACGGCTGGCGCGCCGCGCGCGAGGTACCGTGGCCCGAAGGCGTGAAGTACGACCGGTTATGTCAGGTGAGCGCCGCCGATCTGACGGGCAGCGGTTGCGCCAGTCTCGTCCTCACCGTGCCCTACATGACCCCGCGCCACTGGCGCTGCGACTTTGCCGCGCAGGGCAAGCCCTATCTGCTCGAAGGGACGAACAACAACATGGGGCTGGCGTCGACGACGCGATATCGCAGTTCCGCGCAGGAGTGGCTGGACGAAAAAGCCGAGCGCGCCGCCGGGCCAACGCAGGGCGGCGCGGCGGCCAGCGCCATCCCGTTCGCGCTTCCCGTCGTCGTCGAGCGGCGTCAGCTCGACGAGATCACCGGCACCGAATTGCGCCAGCACTTCCAGTATCGACACGGCTACTACGACCCGTTCGAGCGCGAACTCCGGGGCTTCGGCCTGGTGCTGCAACGCGACGCCGAGCAGCCTGCGCAAGACGCGCCGCCCGAGGACGGGTTCACCGCCCCAACCTTCACCCGCACCTGGCGGTTCGTCGGCCACGACGACTTTGCGGATGACGGCGATCACCCCGGCTTCGACGGCAGCGACCCCGCCGCTCTGCCGATGGGCGATACCCTTCGCTGCCGATTCGAGGCCGAGGGCAACGTCGACGTACCGGCCGACGACTGGGCGTCGTGGAGCGCACCAATGCGTCGCGACATGGCACGCGCCTTGAGCGGCGCCATTCGCCGCGTCGAAGTCTTCGGGCTGGACGACGCGAACAACGCGCCGTACACGGTCTCGCAGACGCGCTATCTGCTGCGCCTGATGCAATCGCCCAACGCCTATGCACACCGCAGTGTCGTGCGAGCGCTCATCGCCGAACAACGCACGCATCATTACGAGCGTGCGCCGGAAGACCCACGATGCGATCACCATCTCGGCCTGCGCTGGGATGCCAACGGCTCACCGCTGCACCACGCCCTCGTGCACTACGCGCGACGTGATGCGCAACCGCTCTCGAACCCGGCCGCCGCCACAGCACCGACCGACTGGCAGGCGCAATGGCGGCAAGACGCCTACGATGTCGCGCAACGCACCGCCTATGTCACCGAGACGCGGGCCGCGTGGATCGATATCGACCGGGACGACGTTTGGCGTGCAGGCATGCCGTGGCGCACGCGTACCAACGCGCTGGCGTTCTTCGAGAATGGGCTGGCGCCGGCCGACGTCACCTACGAGGCATTCGTGGCGGAGGACGGACCGCTATCCGGCGGCGACGAGCGCGAGATCGCCGGGTTGTCGGAAACGCACTACGTGACAGACGACGACGGCGAACCGCTGCCGAGCGGGCTCGTCGCCTACGAAGCGCTCGCCGAGCTGGACGCCGCCGCGCTACGCGCGTACGACGGTGTCATCGACGAATCGACGCTGCTAGCCGAACTTCAGGCCGCCGGCTATCACGAGATGCCGGTGTTTCTGCCCGACGAAGCCGCCACGTTGCTCGCCGTTCACCGTCGATGCGCCACCTTTGGCCCGCTTGCCGATTTCCACCAGATGGCGACATGGCGCGAGACGGATACGTTGGGCGAGACGACGCTCGGCTACGACGCTTACCGGTGCGCCAACGTTCGGAGCGTCGCCCCCGACGGATGTACGACACAGGCGCGCCTCGACTACGTCACGATGCTGCCTGAAAATATCGTCGATCCGAACGAGAACACGCATGAAGCGCGTTACGACGGATTCGGCCGCCTCATTGCAACGTCGTTCCACGGCACGGAGCGCGGCGCCCCGGCCGGCTTCATGCCGCTATCGGATTACGTGCGTGAAATCACGGACACGGACGAAGCCATCGCATCCCCACAGGCGGCGTTGCAGGACATCGGCAGCGTTTGGTACTACTCGCCACTGAGCTGGATGGGCCGGGTCGACGCCGGCGTACATGCCATGAGCGCATGGATCGCCGGTCGATGGGTGATGCCCGGCGGGCAGGTGCGCGCCAGCGCACGCCGCGCGGCGCAAACGATGGTGTCGACTTCGGCGGCGTCGCCTCGTGCCGAGGCCGTGGCTCCGGGCGCCGGCGCGCCTATGTATCCCGCCATGCCTGCGGACGTTGCACGAACCCTGCTCGACGCCGAGCGTCGTCCCCCGCACGCCCTGTGTCTGCTCGCCGACAGGTATCCGGACGATGCGCAACGCCAGATCCGCATGCAAATCACCGATTCGGACGGCTTCGCGCGAATCCTGCAGGAGAAGTTCCGCGTACCGGCGGGCGATGCCTGGAAGGTGCTCGATGACGGATGCCTCGCGCTCGACCCGGACGGCCTGCCGGTCGTCGAACCCGCCGACCCGCGCTGGCGTGTGAGCGAACGGGTCGAGTACAACAACAAGGCGCTTGCGGTGCGCGTGTACCGCCCGTACTTCGCCTCATCGCACCGGTATGTTCGCGACGAGGCCTTGCGGGGTACCGCGCATTACGACCGGCATTACTTCGACCCGCTCGGGCGACCGGCGATGTCCGTCATGGCCTCGGGCTTTCTGACACGTACGACGTACGGTCCGTGGCACACGGTAGTGGAAGACGAGAACGACACCGCACATGAAATCACCGGCGCTCTCACCGCCCCCGGAGCCGGATCATGA
- a CDS encoding IS110 family transposase codes for MNCTAVGVDIAKSVFQVHYVDQETGEIVNKPIKRAKFLEHFANRAPCLIGMEACGGAHHWARQLAKLGHEVKLMPGEFVKAFNIRNKSDAADAKAIWLAVQQPGKPVAVKTEMQQAMLGLHRMRQQLIKFRTMQINALRGLLTEYGEVMGKSRAKLDKEIPAVLERIAERLPAVLIDTFRAQWNGLEKLDEQIAEIERRMREWKKEDKAVKAISEIPGVGLLTATAAVAMMGDAKAFSSGREFAAWVGIVPKQTGSGGKVNLHGISKRGDTYLRTLLIHGARSVLTHAKEPGEWVEQIQKRRPKNVVIVALANKMARTIWAVLAHDRQYQKGYVSVKPV; via the coding sequence GTGAATTGTACGGCAGTGGGTGTAGACATCGCGAAAAGTGTGTTCCAAGTGCATTACGTCGATCAGGAAACTGGCGAGATCGTGAACAAGCCGATCAAGCGGGCAAAGTTCCTTGAGCATTTTGCGAACCGAGCGCCGTGCCTGATCGGGATGGAAGCGTGCGGTGGTGCGCACCACTGGGCCCGGCAACTCGCGAAGCTGGGCCACGAGGTGAAGCTGATGCCGGGGGAGTTCGTAAAGGCTTTCAACATCAGGAACAAGAGCGATGCGGCTGATGCGAAGGCGATCTGGCTGGCCGTGCAGCAGCCGGGCAAGCCGGTCGCAGTAAAGACCGAAATGCAGCAAGCCATGCTGGGGCTGCACCGGATGAGACAGCAACTGATCAAATTTCGCACGATGCAGATTAATGCTCTGCGAGGGCTGCTAACGGAATACGGTGAAGTGATGGGCAAGAGTCGGGCGAAGCTCGATAAGGAAATACCCGCTGTGCTCGAACGGATTGCGGAGCGTTTGCCTGCCGTGCTGATCGATACGTTTCGCGCGCAGTGGAACGGACTGGAGAAGCTTGATGAGCAGATCGCTGAGATCGAGCGTCGGATGCGCGAGTGGAAGAAAGAGGATAAGGCGGTCAAGGCCATCAGCGAGATTCCCGGTGTTGGATTACTGACGGCAACAGCAGCTGTCGCGATGATGGGAGATGCGAAAGCGTTCAGTTCGGGACGAGAGTTTGCCGCGTGGGTTGGGATCGTGCCGAAGCAGACGGGTTCGGGCGGCAAGGTGAACTTGCATGGCATATCAAAGCGCGGCGACACATATCTGCGCACCCTGCTGATTCACGGTGCACGATCTGTGCTGACGCATGCGAAAGAGCCCGGTGAGTGGGTCGAACAAATCCAGAAGCGGCGGCCAAAAAATGTCGTAATCGTCGCGTTAGCCAACAAGATGGCGCGAACGATCTGGGCAGTTCTTGCCCATGACCGGCAGTACCAGAAGGGATACGTGAGCGTGAAACCCGTCTAA